The Nerophis lumbriciformis linkage group LG04, RoL_Nlum_v2.1, whole genome shotgun sequence genome contains the following window.
atatatatatatatatatatatatatatatatatatatatactgtatatagctgagataggctccagcgaccctgaacgggacaagcggtggtaaatggatggatggatggatatgtatatatacaaacatatacagtatgtatatgtgtgtttatatgtatgaattAAACTCTGTTCCGAatcaattatttaaaattattaatcGATTGAGAATCTGAATAAATAAGGACTGCAATTCGGATgtgaaataacaaaaacaaacaaaaactttttttttttacatttctttactTTTTAATTCCAATTCTCAATCGATTCATAGTTttcaaaaattgatttaaaaaaatagatttttgaaaaccaGAATCGTAATTGAAATGTTGATCGATTTTTTTTCACACATTGCTTGTATTCCGTAACATGgcttctgaaaatgtgaccaaatctgctgggtcaaaagtatacacacagcaatgttaatatttggttacatgtcccttggcaagtttcactgcaataaggcgcttttggtagccatccacaagcttctggcaagcttctggttgaatttttgaccactcctcttgacaaaattggtgcagttcagctaaatctgttggttttctaacatggacttgtttcttcagcattgtccacatgttctcaatggggtttaagtcaggactttgggaaggccattctaaaaccttaattctagcctgatttagccattcctttagtgcttttgacgtgtgtttggagtcattgtcctgttggaacacccaactgtcctgaagaatttggagttaatcctcctttttcattgtcccatttactgtctgtaaagcaccagtttatCTGAcaaagaactttcctccagaaggtcttatctttgtccatgtgatgtcagatgaaacaaaaattgagctgtttggccacaatacccagcaatatgtttggaggagaaaaggtgaagtctttaatcccaggaccacttagcctaccgtcaagcatggtggtggtagtattatgctctgggcctgttttgctgccaatggaactggtgctttacagagtgtaaatgggacaatgaaaaaagaggattatctccaaattcttcaggacaacctaaaatcatcagcccggaggttgggtcttgggcgcagttgtgtgtgtgtgtgtgtgtgtatatatatatatatatatatatatatatatatatatatatatatatatatatatatatatatatatatatatatatgtgtgtgtatatatatatatatatatatatatatatatatatatatatatgtgtgtgtgtatatatatatatatatatatatatatatatatatatatatatatacagtatatatgtgtatgtatatatatatgtgtgtatatatatgtgtatatatatatgtgtatatatatatgtgtatatatatatatatatatatatatatatatatatatatatatatatatatattagggctgcaacaattaatcgattaaaatcgattataaaaatagttggcgattaatttagtcatcgattcgttggatctatgtatgcgcatgcgcagagggaatttatttatttttaatatttgtattaataaacctttatttataaactgcaacatgtgcaaacagctgagaaacaataatcaaaataagtatggtgccagtatgctgttttttcccccaataaaatactggaaaggatagaaatgtagtttgtctcttttatccgatcattaatcgattaatcgaagtaataatcgacagattaatcgattatcaaattaatcgttagttgcagcccttatatatatatatatatatatatatatatgtatatgtatgtatgtgtgcgtgtgtgtatatgtatatttatgtgtgtgtgtatatgtatatttatgtgtgtgtgtgtatatatatatatatatatatgagagcaagagagagattttttttttttaccaataagtTATTCTTATATTATTTGATAAAATTCCAATTTTGTGATCTGTTTTTAGTTATTGTTGCTGTCATTTGGTCCATTAGTTATTTAGGTAAATGATGTCTATTAATGCAGATCTTTATTTGTGTCTTAGGATTTCTAGATGAACTGCCTCAGTGGGCAAATAAGGCGCACTGCCCCAATGCGTGCAGGTGGCAACCGAAACGAGCTCGTTCCCTCCAAGACCCCGCGAGTGAACGGCTGGACACAGCCCCCGCAATTTTTCCAAATAACGGCCTGGCTGGTGTACAACTACCTCGTGATCGTCAGCTTCGGCATCTTCATCCCTCTCCTTCCTCCGCCTTGGAACCATGTGTTGTATGCTGTATCCTTCTCACACTATTCCTTATTTACAGATGTTGGACCACAACAAGGATGACTTGGATCACGCTCTTAAGTCAATCTTGATCGGTTTGCAAAATGTTTCGGTCATAGGGAATTTTCCTTAATGGTAGCTGCTTACAGCTGTCGGGTTTGGCCTTCATGGTGCACTTTGTCAGCCATGTTGCCGCAGTGACCATAGATCCAGCTGATGTTAGCGTCAGGGCAAAAAAGTGTTATGCTGGTCCCATGCCACTTTTTGACCGCACAGTGCAGCGTCACGTCATCCAGGACCTGCACTGTTACCTCTGTGATGTCAGAGTGTACGTATGCTCAATCACTTCATCATGTTCCCTCTTCATGTGGCTTCTTGCTCGGCAGACATTGTGGAACACAATCATTTTCACCCCATTGGCTCAATTAACAAAATTAGTACAGCGCCTGAAACTTGGTCTAAAAAGGAACTATATAGATTATATGATCAGATGTTAATATTTACCGTACACAATAATTTTGGGACTATTATCTGTATTCAATGTAAAATAACTGCAGCCGCCACATTCCTTTCCCAATGTAAATGCTAGAGGTGGGGGgatataatcgatttttagatgcatcgcaattcggacattggCAATTGTAAAATCAATGAATAAACTGCAataattgattatttatttatttattgtaaataaagtaatgcagacagttctaaaatatgTCTGACCGCAGAGAGCCACCTCACTGAGAGatctgaccagctcctttattttagggcacttacattccagttttgcacacatttcctatcatttaataaatgtaatgggaATTAATTAAACTGTTTAGAAGTTGCAAGTGAtgaatgcttatttagtgaaacaaaaagaaatgtaaaacttgatttttaattgaatgttgctcctgaatcgtaatcgaatcgcgAGGTGCCCAAAAATGACCACTTCTAGTAGACGGAGCACTGATTTCTTATGCATAAACTAGTCTTAtgatttttacattaaaatgtttcataaatattactttctttcactttcactttaataGCCAATCAGGAACAATTTTGGTAATTTGCTTAAGTCCCTGTCCAACAAATATTTCCAAATtttatgaattatatatatatatttttaaaaacagtccaatattatttcccattttttggggaaaaagcaTTGCCTATTATGTTTTCTTAATATTATCCAATTAAAGAACATTAACATTTTGAAACCTTTTGGGCAATAGAAATGCAATGTATAACTACTAAAATGTATCAATTTACAATTAAAGTTGCCTTGTATTTATTGATTAattaacaacaaatattttgattttttttttaaagttgtaccATATTTTGGTAATGactactatttttttaaatatctcatTTGATTgaattttatttcatatttagcatAATTTGCTGTTATAATTTCATCAAGTATTTTCATAACAAACTATTTTCAATTGTACAGTCATTCATAATTTTGTGTGcaattcaatgtatttatttttttagtgttATGTTGAAGCCAATGCTTCAATGCATAACATGTGCTGTAAACATAACATTGATATTTTCCTAATGTATTTAACTTTGTCTTGTTCTTTGTTGTGTTTAACCTTTCCAAAATGTCCTTTTCACAGTGGCCCCAAAGTGAAACACTGCAGCGTTTGCAACAAATGTGTGTCGGATTTTGATCACCATTGCAAATGGCTGAATAACTGTGTGGGAGGCAGAAACTACAGGTAAGATACCACTTCTGCGCTTCCGAAAGAGTGTGATGGACCATAAATCAAATGACATGCTAACATGAGTTCACCTGTGTTGCCTTCAGGTGCTTCTTCATAGCCGTGTCCTCGGCAACAGTCGGCGTGGCTTTGCTCCTGGTTGTCATCTTGTTTGTATTCACCCAACACTACTTAGATCCAAACATCCTACGGACCGCGCCACAATTCCACGGTGAGTCATCTCAATACTGGATAGATGGCACACAAGTAGCTCAGGTTGTTTGTTATGATAATTTCATCTTTTAAAcatgcatgtgtatgtgtgtgtgtgtgtgtgtgtgtgtgtgtgtgtgccttcctGCAGGTGTGCTGGGAAATGAGACCTGGCTGGTGTTTTTACCGTCAGCCCCCGTAAAGACAAGTTCAGCCGCTCTCCTTATAGTGGCCTTCATAACGGCCATGCTAAACCTAACGTGCCTACTATTACTTTGTCATCTTCTCTGTTTTCATTTCTACCTCTGTGAGTCACAATTTGTCTTAGTCATTACACTCCAAACCAGTAGGGGGCAGCATACTAGAATTTACCTTAGACTTAAATGTGCTAATAATAAgctgctgtcacgccaaatttcttccccctacaaaaaccttctccccccatttacttccggggtcatttcctcttacgtcatttcctcttacttacgtcatttcctcttacgtcattgacagcgatcgatagaatccaaatctcctgaaaatggtggtgtcactgaatgacatttgtctttatctttcccaggggacttatgtcaaacaccagcaggcttcgaaaaattccaggcggagtgttagggaaaatttcaggcggagtgttagggccgctgctgggaacttctgtcttcgtggtaacgtgcaaaaaatattaagttaatttgtccgattaatacagacgttttgttaaagctatattataaaaaataaaataaaattaaaaaaataagtatccttccagcgacgggcagtcaaagccgaagtgttatcgatcgctgtcaatgacgtaagaggaaatgacgtaagtaataggaaatgacgtaagaagaaatgaccccggaagtaaatgggggggaaggtttttgtagggggaagaaatttggcgtgacactgCCGATGATTTCTCTTAACGATTGTAAGTCGAGTGAATATgatgttttttcaacattatttactactttcttgtgaaattacagaAGCATACCATAAGCAGCTACAGTAATAACTTTTGGTGgatttatatacacatgtacaaagCACAAAATCAATATGCTACTTTTCTTAGCATCAGCTTAGAAATAATATACCGATGCTAATGAGGATTTCTATAAGTGATTATATGATAAAATAACGTACAGTGGAATAAATATAATGTGTTTCCCCAACATATTTCAATATTGTTATATTTTAGTGCTTACCTATGGAATTAGAGTTGTATAAGACACTTTTTTGTAGTATGCTTGCTTGTCCAAGTAAAAAGTATCTAACCAGCTAGCTAGTCCGGCAGGGGGCAGCATATTAAAAGTTATATCATAGTAAATAAGCTAACTTCCTTAGCATTAGCTTGGAGAGATAATACAGTGAATTCTATAAGTAATTACAATATAATGTATAATGAAAACTGACATTTATGATGAGC
Protein-coding sequences here:
- the zdhhc11 gene encoding palmitoyltransferase ZDHHC11, with translation MNCLSGQIRRTAPMRAGGNRNELVPSKTPRVNGWTQPPQFFQITAWLVYNYLVIVSFGIFIPLLPPPWNHVLYALSGLAFMVHFVSHVAAVTIDPADVSVRAKKCYAGPMPLFDRTVQRHVIQDLHCYLCDVRVGPKVKHCSVCNKCVSDFDHHCKWLNNCVGGRNYRCFFIAVSSATVGVALLLVVILFVFTQHYLDPNILRTAPQFHGVLGNETWLVFLPSAPVKTSSAALLIVAFITAMLNLTCLLLLCHLLCFHFYLFCKGLSTYEYIKLQRQKEARSREVEVGNAHNAHVNNNVPQNLRSSMDCEPALTHGASTCRSGDDKGPLSGRPSEPICKEVDNFKETPEKETSFHCETQNSAAKARDRVLSTIRSWKPDAGEDVQSDSVKSVDSIPQVQDPLGSSVMARDNT